In Maridesulfovibrio frigidus DSM 17176, a genomic segment contains:
- the secE gene encoding preprotein translocase subunit SecE — protein MAKKRNKSAGSQQTKDEAKGMAGKISEFVEFLEQSKVEMKKVVWPTQKETIQTCTAVLVLVVVMSLFLGVVDLGLTKMVEAILS, from the coding sequence ATGGCCAAGAAAAGAAATAAAAGTGCGGGATCTCAGCAGACCAAAGATGAAGCTAAAGGAATGGCTGGCAAGATTAGTGAATTTGTCGAATTTCTAGAGCAATCAAAGGTCGAGATGAAGAAGGTCGTATGGCCTACTCAGAAAGAGACTATTCAGACCTGTACCGCTGTCTTGGTCCTCGTCGTAGTAATGTCGCTTTTTCTGGGTGTTGTTGACCTAGGTCTCACCAAAATGGTTGAGGCTATCTTATCTTAA
- the hypE gene encoding hydrogenase expression/formation protein HypE: protein MSSDKVLLDYGSGGKASQRLISELFIKNFANPELERLNDAAAFHIDGKISMSTDSFTVDPIFFPGGDIGSLAVHGTVNDVAMLGAIPKYLTCAYMIEEGLPMADLERIVISMSEAVKEAGVAIVTGDTKVVPKGAIDKIFINTTGVGQIIADPMPSGDRAAVGDVVLVSGTMGDHGLTILGTREGLSLASNVMSDSAALNHLLVKLVQEIPDIHVLRDPTRGGLATTLNEITTASNVCCELEESSIPVKPEVVGGCSFLGLDPLYLANEGKFLCILPQKYAKQALEIMRADKLGADACQVGTITDAKPGKVILVTPLGGRRLLNMLEGEQLPRIC, encoded by the coding sequence ATGTCATCAGATAAAGTTTTACTCGACTACGGTTCTGGCGGAAAAGCCTCCCAGAGACTTATTTCTGAGCTTTTCATTAAGAATTTTGCAAACCCTGAGCTTGAAAGGCTAAACGATGCTGCCGCATTTCACATTGACGGCAAAATTTCAATGAGCACAGACAGCTTTACTGTAGACCCTATTTTCTTCCCCGGCGGAGATATTGGATCTCTTGCGGTGCATGGAACAGTAAATGATGTGGCCATGCTCGGAGCTATACCTAAGTATTTGACCTGCGCGTATATGATTGAAGAAGGGTTGCCCATGGCTGACCTTGAACGCATTGTCATATCAATGAGCGAAGCGGTCAAAGAAGCGGGCGTTGCAATTGTAACCGGTGACACGAAAGTTGTGCCTAAAGGTGCGATTGATAAAATTTTTATTAATACGACTGGAGTTGGCCAGATTATAGCTGATCCTATGCCTAGTGGTGACAGAGCTGCTGTTGGCGACGTTGTATTAGTTAGTGGGACCATGGGTGATCATGGCTTGACCATTTTGGGGACTCGTGAAGGTCTTTCACTTGCCTCCAATGTTATGAGTGATAGTGCAGCTCTTAATCATCTTTTGGTAAAGCTTGTGCAGGAAATTCCTGACATTCACGTTCTTCGTGATCCTACAAGGGGTGGGCTTGCCACAACTCTTAACGAAATTACTACAGCTTCAAATGTGTGTTGTGAGCTTGAAGAGTCATCGATACCCGTTAAACCCGAAGTTGTGGGTGGTTGTTCTTTTCTTGGACTAGATCCTCTCTATCTTGCTAACGAAGGGAAGTTTTTGTGTATTCTCCCTCAGAAGTATGCAAAGCAAGCTCTCGAGATTATGCGTGCAGATAAGCTTGGAGCGGATGCCTGTCAGGTGGGGACTATTACCGATGCTAAACCCGGTAAGGTTATTCTAGTAACTCCTCTTGGCGGAAGACGACTTTTGAACATGCTTGAGGGTGAACAGCTTCCTCGCATCTGCTAA
- a CDS encoding chloride channel protein — MGPRNDADSNGKKSSPKLSSARVQYLLLMTFSIVIGLVAAMGAFLFRGMIELFQTTFWSEGHGLIESIANSPWWLVVFLPCAGGLVAGVIINHWAPEARGPGVPEVIKAIAIHGGVIRHRITFLKAIVTSLLLSCGASVGREGPIVQIGASLGSSVSRIFKLDRSMLPVCVAAGAAAGISATFNAPLTGTLFAVEILLLDTEISYISHIIVASVTASALSKYFWGDFPTFEAPHFTFNNFEELIIFFILGILAGLVSLAFAAMIRTTENIFNKIPIQEWIKPGIGGLLLGLIALKIPGVMGVGYETINLGLTGVLALDLALLLLVAKMVATSLCLGSGMSGGIFAPSLVLGATLGISVSSGLNMIFPELALPHNQYALVGMGTVVAGTTLAPITAVLTVFELTYSYKIILPMMVGCITSTLVVRLLNGCSIYESKLLRQGLNIIRGHDESVLVNVAVIEVMETDFDSLKVDDSLQKAADMALNCRFPHFPVLNGKGNLEGILTLRDMRDYFKNPDYLKDLPNTVETIMTRTLVSVPKSSNLKDTLMTFEKTGVSFIPVVDEDNRVEGIIKSMDAFKIFREKRHKNRILS; from the coding sequence ATGGGCCCCCGCAATGATGCAGACTCCAATGGTAAAAAGTCATCCCCGAAGCTAAGTAGTGCACGGGTTCAGTATCTATTATTGATGACTTTTTCCATTGTTATCGGCCTTGTCGCTGCAATGGGAGCCTTTTTATTTAGAGGTATGATCGAACTTTTCCAGACAACATTCTGGAGCGAAGGCCATGGCCTTATTGAAAGTATTGCCAACTCACCTTGGTGGCTTGTTGTCTTTCTACCATGCGCTGGAGGCCTTGTTGCAGGAGTTATAATCAACCACTGGGCTCCTGAAGCCCGAGGCCCTGGTGTTCCGGAAGTAATCAAGGCAATAGCAATTCACGGCGGTGTCATACGACACAGGATAACTTTCTTAAAAGCCATTGTAACCAGTTTGCTCTTAAGCTGCGGAGCATCAGTAGGACGCGAAGGTCCGATAGTTCAAATTGGCGCGTCACTTGGTTCTTCAGTCTCTAGAATCTTCAAACTAGATAGGAGCATGCTTCCTGTTTGTGTGGCCGCAGGAGCTGCAGCGGGAATATCTGCCACCTTCAATGCTCCTTTAACAGGAACCCTGTTTGCTGTTGAAATTTTACTTCTCGATACCGAAATATCATACATCAGCCATATAATAGTCGCTTCTGTTACAGCCTCAGCTCTTTCAAAATACTTTTGGGGAGATTTCCCCACCTTCGAAGCCCCTCACTTTACGTTCAATAATTTCGAAGAACTTATCATATTTTTTATTCTTGGAATTCTTGCAGGCCTTGTCTCACTGGCTTTTGCAGCCATGATCAGGACAACCGAGAATATCTTTAACAAAATCCCCATACAAGAATGGATAAAACCCGGTATTGGCGGCCTCCTGCTAGGGCTTATTGCTCTCAAGATCCCAGGTGTGATGGGAGTAGGCTACGAGACCATTAATTTAGGATTAACGGGAGTTCTTGCACTTGATCTCGCTCTTTTACTCCTCGTAGCAAAAATGGTCGCCACATCCTTGTGTCTAGGATCAGGTATGAGTGGCGGGATTTTCGCGCCGTCCTTAGTACTTGGTGCCACCTTGGGTATATCTGTTAGTTCAGGTCTAAATATGATCTTCCCTGAGCTGGCCCTGCCACATAATCAATATGCTCTGGTCGGCATGGGAACCGTTGTCGCAGGCACTACCCTTGCCCCGATAACGGCTGTCCTCACAGTTTTTGAACTTACCTATTCATATAAAATAATACTACCGATGATGGTAGGATGTATCACGAGTACTCTCGTAGTCAGGCTTCTTAACGGTTGCTCAATTTATGAATCTAAACTTCTCAGGCAGGGGTTAAATATAATCAGAGGGCATGATGAATCTGTGCTTGTAAATGTGGCAGTTATCGAAGTGATGGAAACTGATTTCGATTCGCTTAAAGTTGATGACTCACTGCAAAAAGCGGCGGACATGGCTCTGAACTGTCGCTTTCCACACTTTCCGGTACTAAATGGGAAGGGCAATCTGGAAGGTATTTTAACACTGCGGGACATGCGAGACTATTTTAAAAACCCGGACTATTTGAAAGACCTACCTAACACGGTAGAAACAATCATGACGCGAACACTCGTTTCAGTTCCTAAAAGTTCTAATCTGAAAGATACATTGATGACCTTTGAAAAAACAGGCGTATCATTTATTCCTGTAGTAGATGAGGATAACCGAGTTGAAGGGATTATTAAGTCAATGGATGCTTTTAAAATTTTCAGAGAAAAGAGGCATAAGAATAGAATTCTATCATAA
- the rplK gene encoding 50S ribosomal protein L11, which yields MAKKEIGKIKLQIPAGSANPSPPVGPALGQHGVNIMEFCKAFNAKTQDQKGMITPVIITVYQDRSFSFITKTPPASTLLLKAAKLAKGSGEPNKNKVGKVTKAQVEEIAKLKAPDLTAANTENAMKSIMGTARSMGIEVTD from the coding sequence ATGGCCAAGAAAGAAATAGGCAAAATTAAGCTTCAGATTCCTGCTGGATCAGCAAATCCGTCCCCACCGGTCGGACCTGCGCTAGGTCAGCATGGTGTCAATATAATGGAATTCTGCAAAGCGTTCAACGCTAAAACGCAGGATCAGAAGGGCATGATCACTCCGGTCATTATCACTGTCTATCAGGACAGGTCCTTTTCCTTCATTACTAAGACTCCTCCGGCTTCCACATTATTGCTTAAAGCTGCAAAGCTCGCAAAGGGTTCCGGAGAGCCAAACAAGAACAAAGTCGGTAAAGTAACAAAAGCTCAGGTAGAAGAAATTGCCAAGCTAAAAGCTCCTGACTTGACTGCTGCTAATACTGAAAATGCTATGAAAAGCATCATGGGCACAGCCCGCAGTATGGGCATCGAAGTCACAGACTAG
- the nusG gene encoding transcription termination/antitermination protein NusG, which translates to MNEDAEKPQGRKARWYIVHVYSGYEQRVEQTVREMMRIGQDNELIEEVVVPTEKVVELVKGEKRTSTRKFYPGYVMIKMVMEDESWHLIQSIPRVTGFIGGKNRPTPMRDSEAAKILSLMEDRQEQPRPKFNFDRGDDVRVIDGPFSGFNGLVEDVNYDKGKLRVSVSIFGRQTPVELDFVQVAKG; encoded by the coding sequence ATGAACGAAGACGCTGAAAAACCTCAGGGAAGAAAAGCCCGTTGGTATATAGTTCATGTCTATTCAGGATATGAACAACGGGTAGAGCAGACTGTCCGTGAAATGATGAGAATTGGTCAGGACAATGAACTGATCGAAGAAGTTGTCGTTCCCACGGAAAAGGTCGTCGAGTTGGTCAAAGGGGAAAAAAGAACGTCTACTCGGAAATTTTATCCGGGTTACGTCATGATCAAAATGGTCATGGAAGATGAGTCGTGGCATCTCATCCAATCTATCCCACGCGTAACTGGATTCATCGGTGGCAAAAACCGCCCGACTCCAATGCGTGACAGTGAAGCAGCTAAAATCCTGAGCCTGATGGAAGACCGTCAGGAACAGCCGAGACCCAAGTTCAACTTTGATCGGGGCGATGATGTCCGGGTTATTGATGGACCATTCAGCGGTTTCAATGGCCTCGTAGAAGATGTCAACTACGATAAAGGTAAGCTTCGCGTGTCTGTATCCATTTTCGGCCGCCAGACCCCTGTGGAACTTGACTTTGTTCAAGTTGCTAAAGGGTAA
- a CDS encoding chemotaxis protein — protein sequence MSSQTDILLEAGTNELEIVEFWLEEGPQEEDEGNYHGFYGVNVAKVLEIIRMPDKITHLPKVAHPAIMGTFNLRNKVIPLVDLSYWLKKDRVESEPPKVIVTEFNNVSSAFLVSGVTRIHRISWEKVEAPSDYVSALSADSITGVVKFDDRISLILDLEKIVAELNPALGLQLDDSIDWDVTGGYRALIADDSTLIREMLNELLVRAKFVVDSARTGRECWEKLLEYKKKALAQKIPVTDLINVVVSDIEMPVMDGHNLTKRIKSDPILKELPVILFSSIITDKLRHKGESVGADDQISKPEVTQLAKRAIALIQK from the coding sequence ATGTCATCCCAGACCGATATTCTACTTGAAGCAGGAACCAACGAACTTGAAATTGTTGAATTCTGGCTTGAAGAAGGCCCCCAAGAAGAAGATGAAGGCAACTACCATGGATTCTATGGAGTAAATGTTGCTAAGGTTCTGGAAATCATAAGAATGCCGGACAAAATCACTCACCTTCCCAAGGTCGCACACCCAGCCATCATGGGAACCTTTAATCTTCGCAACAAGGTAATCCCCCTTGTCGACCTAAGTTACTGGCTAAAAAAAGATAGAGTCGAATCTGAACCGCCTAAAGTAATTGTCACCGAATTTAATAATGTCTCCTCCGCTTTTTTGGTTTCCGGAGTTACAAGAATTCACCGTATTAGCTGGGAAAAAGTTGAAGCTCCTTCTGATTATGTATCAGCTCTTTCCGCAGACTCAATTACAGGTGTCGTTAAATTTGATGACCGCATTTCACTAATACTCGATCTGGAAAAAATTGTAGCAGAACTAAATCCGGCTCTCGGCCTTCAACTGGATGACTCCATTGATTGGGACGTAACTGGCGGGTATAGAGCATTAATAGCTGATGACTCAACTCTTATCCGTGAGATGTTGAATGAGCTTCTCGTAAGAGCTAAATTTGTAGTAGATTCGGCGAGAACAGGACGTGAGTGCTGGGAAAAGCTTCTTGAATATAAGAAAAAAGCTCTCGCCCAAAAAATACCAGTCACGGATTTAATCAATGTGGTAGTCTCTGATATCGAAATGCCAGTCATGGACGGACACAATCTTACCAAAAGAATTAAAAGCGATCCGATTCTAAAAGAACTGCCCGTAATTCTCTTTTCATCTATTATTACAGATAAACTCCGTCACAAAGGCGAGTCTGTCGGCGCTGACGACCAGATTTCTAAGCCGGAAGTAACCCAACTAGCCAAGCGGGCCATTGCCCTGATTCAAAAATAA
- the rpmG gene encoding 50S ribosomal protein L33: MRVKVLMQCTECKRRNYSTMKNKKNTTGRIELNKYCPFDKKHTLHKETK, translated from the coding sequence ATGCGTGTCAAAGTTCTGATGCAGTGTACCGAGTGTAAACGTCGTAACTATTCGACGATGAAGAATAAAAAGAACACTACTGGACGTATCGAATTGAATAAGTATTGCCCTTTTGATAAGAAGCATACTCTTCATAAAGAAACTAAGTAG
- the rplA gene encoding 50S ribosomal protein L1 encodes MPKHGKKYRKAAEGAEVTGLTVETAVKLAVEKAYAKFDETVDIAINLGVDPKYSDQMIRGAVTLPNGLGKEVIVACFCSGEKEAEAKAAGADFVGGEDLVEKVKEGWLDFDKAIATPDMMAKVGLIGRVLGPRGLMPNAKTGTVTFDVTKAVSEVKAGRVEFKVDKAGVLHAPIGKVSFGADKLLENFKSLLETVNKLKPSSVKGTYMKAVAVATTMGPGFKVDPLSARKYAES; translated from the coding sequence ATGCCTAAGCACGGAAAAAAATACAGAAAAGCAGCCGAAGGCGCAGAAGTCACCGGGTTAACCGTTGAAACTGCTGTTAAACTTGCGGTTGAAAAGGCGTATGCCAAGTTCGACGAAACTGTTGATATTGCTATCAACCTTGGAGTCGATCCTAAATATTCCGATCAGATGATTCGTGGCGCAGTAACACTGCCTAACGGTCTCGGAAAAGAAGTAATCGTAGCTTGCTTCTGTAGCGGCGAAAAAGAAGCGGAAGCCAAAGCTGCTGGTGCCGACTTTGTCGGTGGCGAAGATTTGGTTGAAAAGGTCAAAGAAGGCTGGCTTGATTTCGATAAAGCCATTGCAACTCCCGATATGATGGCCAAAGTTGGTCTCATTGGTAGAGTGCTTGGACCTCGCGGTCTGATGCCTAATGCTAAGACTGGAACCGTAACTTTCGACGTTACTAAAGCAGTAAGCGAAGTTAAAGCTGGACGCGTAGAATTCAAGGTCGACAAGGCCGGTGTTCTTCACGCTCCTATCGGAAAAGTTTCTTTTGGCGCTGACAAGCTCCTCGAGAACTTTAAATCCTTGCTTGAAACTGTGAACAAACTTAAGCCTTCTTCAGTGAAAGGAACTTACATGAAAGCAGTAGCAGTAGCTACTACCATGGGTCCCGGCTTTAAAGTTGATCCACTTTCTGCAAGAAAGTACGCAGAGTCCTAA
- the rplJ gene encoding 50S ribosomal protein L10 — protein MKRQDKAQIIDQLKDVAERASIAIVTDFKGLGVEDFTDLRAKLREVGVDCQVVKNTLARLAFEGTDHGILADKFKENCAIVTGYEDPVAAAKVVAEFAKESKTFEMRFASLEGKYLDEDGVKALSKLPSKDELLGKALGTLNAVPTNFVRVLANVPRGLLNVLTAVKDQKEAA, from the coding sequence GTGAAAAGGCAAGATAAAGCTCAGATTATTGATCAGCTCAAAGATGTAGCTGAAAGGGCGAGCATTGCCATCGTTACTGACTTTAAAGGTCTTGGTGTTGAAGATTTTACTGATCTTCGCGCTAAACTTAGAGAAGTCGGTGTCGATTGCCAAGTCGTTAAGAACACTCTGGCCCGGTTGGCTTTTGAGGGTACCGATCACGGTATTCTCGCCGATAAATTCAAGGAAAACTGTGCGATTGTAACTGGATATGAAGATCCTGTTGCAGCAGCTAAGGTTGTTGCAGAATTTGCAAAAGAAAGTAAAACTTTCGAAATGCGTTTTGCATCCCTTGAGGGCAAGTATCTTGACGAAGATGGCGTAAAAGCTCTTTCCAAGCTTCCGAGCAAGGATGAGTTATTAGGTAAGGCTCTTGGCACACTGAATGCTGTGCCCACAAACTTTGTGAGAGTACTCGCAAACGTACCTCGCGGACTTCTGAATGTTCTTACAGCTGTTAAGGACCAGAAGGAAGCTGCATAA
- a CDS encoding EAL domain-containing protein, producing MVKDLKKCLASVSKIIEDEGVSVLYQPVLSLESKGVLGFEAFSRGVNDVGDTTVDPSCLFSRELPPETQVKVELLCLNASLRSFRSIHMKYKNMILFLNVNAEVYNFDEDEDSSPFKAVESFKFNPRSIAFEFEVSQLEKKIPVSLIKKLQSSGYRISLDNSQVTLAGLEVVFRIRPDFIKLDRTFYKGIDKSSHKKEMVKAASLIFKQAGAMPIAKGVETESEALALAESGFYLQQGFFYTDNGKDKSGTAGFGEKLLKLNSDLRGKYVVTFNESRDIFGRFYLVTKSTITKLQQEDASNMDAVLKELVKKEQGIVSAMVLDASGKQLSKRFIGRSGDVVGRKAIPSAPGSDHGHEDYFIYLNSGFERAAGALQFSSFTRDKSRYIASFYYREERRRGMILILEYSDVEQSDA from the coding sequence GTGGTAAAAGATCTTAAAAAATGTCTCGCTTCTGTCAGTAAGATAATTGAGGATGAAGGTGTTTCAGTACTTTATCAGCCGGTACTTTCACTCGAGTCGAAAGGAGTGCTTGGTTTCGAGGCTTTTTCGCGCGGGGTGAATGATGTTGGCGACACGACCGTTGATCCTTCATGTCTTTTTAGCCGTGAGCTTCCTCCTGAAACACAGGTGAAAGTTGAACTGCTTTGTCTTAATGCTAGTCTCCGGTCATTTCGTTCAATTCATATGAAATATAAGAATATGATTTTATTTTTGAATGTAAATGCGGAGGTTTATAACTTTGACGAGGATGAAGATTCATCGCCTTTTAAGGCCGTAGAATCGTTTAAATTTAATCCTCGCTCAATTGCTTTTGAATTCGAGGTTTCCCAGCTCGAAAAGAAAATACCGGTAAGCTTAATCAAAAAATTGCAGAGTAGTGGGTATAGAATCTCATTGGATAATTCACAGGTGACCCTTGCTGGGTTGGAAGTTGTTTTTAGAATACGCCCAGATTTTATTAAGCTTGATAGAACCTTTTATAAGGGTATTGATAAGTCTTCTCACAAAAAAGAGATGGTAAAGGCCGCTTCTCTTATATTTAAGCAGGCGGGAGCAATGCCAATTGCAAAAGGCGTAGAAACAGAAAGTGAAGCTTTGGCTCTCGCCGAATCAGGTTTTTACCTCCAGCAGGGATTTTTCTACACCGATAATGGCAAAGACAAGAGTGGAACTGCGGGGTTCGGTGAAAAGCTCCTAAAGCTTAATTCTGATCTCAGAGGCAAATATGTAGTTACTTTTAATGAATCTCGAGACATTTTCGGTCGCTTTTATCTTGTTACAAAGAGTACCATTACTAAATTACAGCAAGAGGACGCATCGAATATGGATGCTGTTCTTAAGGAGTTGGTAAAAAAAGAACAAGGAATTGTTTCAGCTATGGTGCTTGATGCTTCAGGTAAGCAACTTTCCAAAAGATTTATTGGTAGATCAGGTGATGTCGTCGGTAGAAAAGCTATTCCTTCCGCGCCGGGAAGTGACCATGGACATGAAGATTATTTTATATATCTGAATTCAGGCTTTGAAAGAGCAGCAGGTGCACTGCAATTTTCCTCATTCACCAGAGATAAATCTCGTTACATTGCTAGCTTTTATTACAGAGAAGAAAGGCGACGGGGAATGATTCTTATTCTTGAGTATTCAGATGTAGAGCAGAGTGATGCTTAG
- the tuf gene encoding elongation factor Tu, giving the protein MGKAKFERKKPHVNIGTIGHIDHGKTTLTAAITKVAFLAGNGEYVAFDEIDKAPEEKERGITIATAHVEYETANRHYAHVDCPGHADYIKNMITGAAQMDGAILVVAATDGPMPQTREHILLARQVGVPFVVVFMNKCDMVDDEELLELVEMEVRELLSMYEYPGDDLPVIQGSALKALEADSAGDDDAKPILALLEACDTYIEEPERDIDRPFLMPIEDVFSISGRGTVVTGRVERGIVKVGEEVEIVGIKDTVKTTCTGVEMFRKLLDQGQAGDNVGVLLRGVKREDVERGQVLAAPGSIKPHTKFKAEVYVLNKDEGGRHTPFFSGYRPQFYFRTTDITGIVTLEEGVEMVMPGDNATFNVEMINPIGMDPGLRFAIREGGRTVGAGVVTEIME; this is encoded by the coding sequence ATGGGAAAAGCGAAATTCGAACGCAAAAAGCCTCATGTTAATATCGGCACAATCGGTCACATTGACCATGGTAAGACTACTCTTACTGCTGCAATCACCAAGGTTGCTTTTCTTGCAGGTAATGGCGAATACGTCGCATTCGACGAAATCGACAAAGCACCAGAAGAAAAAGAACGCGGAATTACTATTGCTACAGCTCATGTAGAATACGAAACTGCTAATCGTCATTACGCACACGTTGACTGTCCTGGTCATGCTGATTACATCAAGAATATGATTACTGGTGCAGCACAGATGGACGGAGCAATCCTCGTTGTTGCTGCTACTGATGGTCCTATGCCTCAGACTCGTGAGCACATCTTGCTTGCTCGTCAGGTTGGCGTACCTTTCGTTGTTGTCTTCATGAACAAATGTGACATGGTTGACGACGAAGAATTACTCGAACTCGTAGAAATGGAAGTTCGTGAACTTCTTTCTATGTACGAATATCCTGGCGATGACCTTCCAGTCATTCAGGGTTCTGCTCTTAAAGCTCTTGAAGCTGACAGTGCAGGCGACGACGATGCTAAGCCTATCCTCGCGCTTCTCGAAGCTTGTGATACTTACATCGAAGAGCCAGAGCGCGACATCGATAGACCTTTCCTTATGCCAATTGAAGATGTTTTCTCCATCTCAGGACGTGGTACAGTTGTTACCGGTCGTGTAGAACGCGGAATCGTCAAAGTTGGTGAAGAAGTTGAAATCGTTGGAATCAAAGACACCGTCAAGACTACTTGTACTGGTGTTGAAATGTTCCGTAAGCTACTTGACCAGGGTCAGGCTGGCGATAACGTTGGTGTTCTCCTTCGCGGAGTTAAGCGTGAAGATGTTGAACGTGGACAGGTTCTTGCTGCTCCAGGTTCCATCAAACCTCACACCAAATTCAAAGCTGAAGTCTACGTTCTTAATAAAGACGAGGGCGGACGCCATACACCTTTCTTCTCTGGATACCGTCCACAGTTCTACTTCCGTACTACCGATATCACTGGTATCGTAACATTGGAAGAAGGCGTGGAAATGGTAATGCCGGGTGACAACGCAACATTTAATGTTGAAATGATCAACCCAATTGGTATGGATCCAGGACTACGTTTCGCTATTCGCGAAGGTGGCCGCACCGTTGGTGCCGGGGTTGTAACTGAGATCATGGAGTAA
- a CDS encoding tRNA dihydrouridine synthase, with amino-acid sequence MNLLPIHPKKPWLAPLAGYSDLPFRMLCRKRGCAVACTEMISVKGLKYNGNGTKCLLATCPEDEPLVVQLFGGDPQDYLDTMPELIEQGHTFFDLNSGCPVKKVLKAGGGSALLLEPDRLVETAANMVKVAGEGRVGVKIRLGFMSGEDNYIEVAKRLEDAGVAWVTLHPRYAKQMFSGTADWSKLAILKKNVSIPVIGSGDLFTAEDGVRCIEQTGIDGIMFARGALFDPAIFSHYLKLIDDPNCDALPAFDLGLTMEEHILSCREFDDSNSSFRKIRSILPRYAKGLNGIRAIRGSITQCKDWEELLESARKISHLINN; translated from the coding sequence ATGAATTTACTTCCTATACATCCCAAAAAACCGTGGCTGGCTCCCCTAGCAGGATATTCAGACCTCCCATTCCGTATGCTTTGCCGTAAAAGAGGCTGCGCTGTAGCCTGTACCGAGATGATCAGTGTGAAAGGGCTTAAATATAATGGTAATGGCACTAAATGCCTACTTGCAACCTGCCCTGAGGATGAACCTCTGGTTGTGCAGCTTTTTGGAGGTGATCCTCAAGACTACCTTGATACCATGCCTGAACTGATTGAACAGGGACATACCTTCTTTGATTTGAACTCAGGCTGTCCTGTTAAGAAAGTCCTTAAAGCAGGCGGAGGCTCCGCGCTCCTCCTTGAGCCTGACAGACTAGTTGAAACTGCTGCCAACATGGTAAAAGTCGCAGGAGAAGGCCGTGTAGGCGTTAAAATACGGTTAGGATTCATGTCTGGCGAAGATAATTACATTGAAGTGGCTAAACGCCTTGAAGATGCAGGTGTTGCTTGGGTGACTCTTCACCCGAGATATGCAAAGCAAATGTTCTCAGGAACTGCAGACTGGTCTAAACTTGCCATCCTCAAAAAGAACGTCTCCATACCTGTAATAGGAAGCGGAGACCTATTTACAGCTGAAGATGGGGTTAGATGCATAGAACAGACAGGCATAGACGGCATCATGTTCGCCAGAGGAGCACTCTTCGACCCTGCTATTTTTTCGCATTACCTCAAATTAATTGATGACCCAAACTGTGACGCCCTACCTGCGTTCGACCTAGGGCTGACCATGGAAGAGCATATTCTTTCATGCCGAGAATTCGATGACAGCAATAGCTCGTTTAGAAAAATACGTTCAATACTCCCCCGCTATGCTAAAGGACTTAATGGTATCAGGGCAATCCGAGGCAGTATAACCCAATGCAAAGACTGGGAAGAACTACTTGAATCTGCGCGTAAAATATCTCATTTAATTAATAATTAA
- the rplL gene encoding 50S ribosomal protein L7/L12 codes for MADITKDQVVDFISSMTVLELSEFIKELEEKFGVSAAAPVGVVAAAAGADAGAAEEEQTEFDVILKGAGGNKIAVIKAVRALTGLGLKEAKGKVDEAPTAIKEGVEKAEAEEALKQLTEAGADAEMK; via the coding sequence ATGGCAGATATCACAAAAGACCAGGTTGTAGATTTTATTTCCAGCATGACAGTACTCGAACTTTCTGAGTTCATTAAAGAACTTGAAGAAAAATTCGGTGTATCCGCAGCAGCTCCAGTAGGCGTTGTTGCAGCAGCAGCTGGCGCTGACGCTGGCGCAGCAGAAGAAGAGCAGACTGAATTCGACGTTATCCTTAAGGGTGCTGGCGGAAACAAGATTGCTGTAATCAAAGCTGTTCGCGCTCTAACAGGCCTTGGTCTGAAAGAAGCAAAGGGCAAAGTTGATGAAGCTCCAACAGCTATCAAAGAAGGCGTAGAAAAAGCAGAAGCCGAAGAAGCTCTTAAGCAGCTTACTGAAGCCGGTGCTGACGCTGAAATGAAATAG